In Solanum pennellii chromosome 3, SPENNV200, a single window of DNA contains:
- the LOC107012554 gene encoding transcription factor BEE 2-like, with product MSILERQRAIFEHLYQCQQQQQTSNSLPNQNLAQLNSLMSENTMEFSQFQNFPIMIDTQIDFGSEKRNWTSKKRKSEVYEEYECKVKRLDGEAGEVKTEMIVKSEKGKNSKENLEAKNTDFIHVRARRGQATDSHSLAERARREKISKKMKCLQDLVPGCNKVIGKAGMLDEIINYVQSLQKQVEFLSIKLATSNVNTDNLFAKELPNPTFLQQQGNINIGVTQRRENCLMSFPEAFLDSSNVLALQQLPNLETDLQCLFGVRFQ from the exons atgagcATTCTTGAAAGACAAAGAGCTATTTTTGAACATTTGTACCAAtgccaacaacaacaacaaacttCTAATTCTTTGCCAAATCAAAATCTTGCTCAACTCAATAGTTTAATGAGTGAAAATACAATGGAATTCAGTCAATTTCAGAATTTTCCCATCATGATTGACACACAAATTGATTTTGGAAGTGAAAAGAGGAATTGGACAAGCAAGAAGAGAAAATCAGAG GTTTATGAAGAATATGAATGTAAAGTCAAAAGACTTGATGGAGAAGCAGGGGAAGTAAAGACAGAGATGATAGTGAAAAGTGAAAAAGGGAAGAATTCGAAGGAGAATTTAGAGGCTAAAAATACTGATTTTATTCATGTTAGGGCTCGTCGCGGCCAAGCTACTGATAGCCACAGCTTAGCTGAGAGA GCAAGAAGGGAGAAAATAAGCAAGAAGATGAAATGTTTACAAGATTTAGTACCAGGTTGTAACAAAGTGATTGGCAAAGCAGGAATGCTTGATGAAATCATCAATTATGTTCAATCTCTTCAAAAACAAGTGGAGTTTCTTTCCATCAAACTTGCCACTTCCAATGTGAACACAGATAATTTATTTGCCAAGGAGTTACCTAATCCAACATTTTTACAACAACAAGGAAACATTAATATTGGTGTTAcacaaagaagagaaaattgttTGATGTCTTTCCCAGAAGCTTTTCTTGATTCTTCAAATGTTCTG GCATTACAACAACTACCTAATCTTGAAACTGATCTACAATGCCTTTTTGGTGTACGGTTTCAGTAG